A region of Periplaneta americana isolate PAMFEO1 chromosome 16, P.americana_PAMFEO1_priV1, whole genome shotgun sequence DNA encodes the following proteins:
- the LOC138691698 gene encoding zinc finger protein 665-like isoform X1 codes for MVTMDVIKAELEVDPLALETNHGIDENEKKHILEGVQISSQIKIECEDNSCDFTSEMKHEAKEELCDFDAIKEELKLEVTAEENENLTNSFADTHYSTVSSDCEGFAQAETIKHSVPFANILRAHRGKKQFKCQVCGKCFAQASSLEMHRHVTGEKLFMCDVCGKCFLQPSELKRHVRVHTGEKPYKCNDCGKSFAQSGELKKHGRLHTGQRLFKCNVCGKCFYESDSLISHQSLHTGDHPFKCDVCGKLYSNRSSLKWHEHSHTSEGIFTCDVCGKSFSNWSSLVRHRRRHIDIPIKCSDCGKCFSDLASLRKHQRRKSGDKPLKCDACGKCFFDPSELKIHECKHTGKKPFKCNDCGKCFSYLSSVKSHHSLHTGEKQFQCDICGVCFSNQRNLKSHGWIHFSEKPFVCNFCGKCFSQHSSRSRHERLHAGEKPFKCDDCGKCFSRKTGIKTHMMNHIS; via the exons GGTGTGCAAATATCCTCTCAGATAAAGATAGAATGTGAGGACAACAGTTGTGATTTCACATCGGAGATGAAACACGAGGCTAAG gaAGAGTTGTGTGACTTTGACGCAATAAAGGAAGAGCTGAAATTAGAAGTTACGGCAGAGGAGAATGAGAATTTAACTAATAG TTTTGCAGACACACATTACAGCACTGTATCATCAGATTGCGAAGGATTTGCACAAGCTGAGACTATTAAGCATTCTGTTCCATTCGCAAACATTTTGCGAGCTCATCGAGGTAAGAAGCAATTCAAATGTCAAGTCTGTGGAAAGTGCTTCGCTCAGGCAAGTAGCTTAGAAATGCATAGGCACGTTACTGGTGAAAAACTATTCATGTGCGATGTATGTGGAAAGTGCTTCTTGCAGCCGAGTGAATTAAAAAGACATGTACGCGTGCATACTGGTGAGAAACCATACAAGTGCAATGATTGTGGAAAATCTTTTGCTCAGTCAGGTGAGCTAAAAAAGCATGGACGCTTGCATACTGGTCAGAGACTATTTAAATGCaatgtttgtggaaaatgtttctatGAGTCTGATTCCCTAATAAGCCATCAAAGCCTGCATACGGGCGACCAtccattcaaatgtgatgtttgtggaaagttaTATTCGAATAGGAGTAGCCTAAAATGGCATGAACACAGCCATACTAGTGAGGGAATATTCACATGCGATGTCTGTGGGAAAAGTTTCTCCAATTGGAGCTCCCTTGTGAGACACCGACGCCGGCATATAGATATACCAATCAAATGCAGtgattgtggaaagtgtttctcggaTTTGGCTTCTCTAAGAAAGCACCAACGACGGAAATCTGGCGATAAACCACTTAAATGCGATGCTTGTGGTAAGTGCTTTTTTGACCCGAGTGAATTAAAAATTCATGAATGCAAACACACTGGTAAGAAACCATTTAAATGCAACgactgtggaaagtgtttttcttaTTTGAGTTCCGTTAAGAGTCATCATAGCCTACACACGGGCGAGAAACAATTTCAGTGCGATATTTGTGGAGTGTGTTTTTCGAATCAGAGAAATTTAAAGAGTCATGGCTGGATTCACTTCTCTGAGAAACCATTCGTTTGCAATTtttgtgggaagtgtttctcTCAACATAGTAGTCGATCAAGACATGAACGCCTACACGCAGgtgagaagccattcaaatgcgatgatTGTGGGAAGTGCTTTTCGCGTAAGACAGGTATAAAAACTCATATGATGAACCATATTAGTTAA